From bacterium, one genomic window encodes:
- a CDS encoding acyl-CoA thioesterase, with translation MELPAHQLSMTVLMTPDTANFSGKVHGGSILKLLDQVAYACASRYAGAYVVTLSVDQVVFRQPIHVGELVTFLASVNHTGSSSMEVGIKVIAENIRTQENRHVNSCFFTMVAVDDAGKPTTVAPLRPFTPDERRRHAAAELRKTMRREMEQRFGAVR, from the coding sequence ATGGAACTCCCCGCCCACCAGTTGAGCATGACCGTGCTCATGACCCCCGACACCGCCAATTTCTCCGGCAAGGTGCACGGCGGGTCCATCCTCAAGCTGCTCGACCAGGTGGCCTACGCCTGTGCCAGCCGCTACGCCGGCGCCTACGTGGTGACGCTCAGCGTGGACCAGGTGGTGTTCCGCCAGCCCATCCACGTGGGCGAGCTGGTCACCTTCCTCGCCTCGGTCAACCACACCGGCAGCTCGTCCATGGAAGTGGGCATCAAGGTGATCGCGGAGAACATCCGCACCCAGGAAAACCGCCACGTCAACAGCTGCTTCTTCACCATGGTGGCGGTCGACGACGCCGGCAAGCCGACCACCGTGGCGCCGCTGCGCCCCTTCACGCCCGACGAGCGCCGCCGCCACGCTGCGGCCGAGCTGCGCAAGACCATGCGGCGCGAGATGGAGCAACGGTTTGGGGCGGTGCGCTAG